A window of Chloroflexota bacterium contains these coding sequences:
- a CDS encoding NAD(P)/FAD-dependent oxidoreductase, with the protein MDGICGKLFDEFPADSNWDAVIIGGGPNGLMTAAYLAKAGAKVAVVERRYEVGGGLATEEVLFPCYYSNMHAIYHLMVDYMPALKDFNLDVHALTWIKPNLQMAMVFGDGSTLLLTKMIEDTVDSIHKYSHKDAVAFGKQMRSWQRMMDEIVGPATYFPPKPSLDLVVGFQKTEIGRELIELNEKSPMEIMKEHFENDKLRAMLLYATCMWGLDPNETGLGLFVPLLLTRAMDKSYLLGGSHKLAGAFSREIIKNGGMILEASEVNKIIIENGKVTGVDTVEGRTLHSKVVISSLDPQTTFLDLIGGKNLPGTLKEATESWKYDKWSYYTLHTVSKEMPKYKCDDPWANESFMTVVGFDSTDQVVAHWSNVIKGKLDYKLMGGHVTCESFWDPHLVRKPGAHVSFFQMHAPYGIEGGWEKKNKEVEAAVLEKWHKAAPNMKKENIIMTLGETPEDIAIRFPNMRRGAIKHGDYNIMQLSYNRPNIECSTSNVRCVHLSWRNGHRRTGLHRRQQGGRGHGPQEVVEAYQANGEVHQDVRLNHF; encoded by the coding sequence ATGGACGGGATTTGCGGAAAGCTATTTGACGAGTTTCCTGCCGATAGTAACTGGGATGCAGTGATCATAGGCGGCGGCCCCAACGGCCTGATGACAGCGGCCTACCTGGCGAAGGCCGGAGCCAAGGTCGCCGTTGTTGAGCGACGCTATGAAGTCGGAGGCGGGCTGGCCACTGAAGAGGTACTCTTCCCCTGCTACTACTCCAACATGCATGCCATCTACCACTTGATGGTGGACTACATGCCGGCCCTCAAGGACTTCAATCTGGATGTCCACGCTCTAACGTGGATCAAACCCAACCTTCAGATGGCCATGGTGTTCGGCGACGGCAGCACATTGCTCCTGACAAAGATGATAGAGGACACCGTCGACTCCATCCACAAGTACTCGCACAAAGACGCCGTGGCCTTTGGCAAACAGATGCGATCCTGGCAGCGGATGATGGACGAGATAGTGGGACCGGCCACCTACTTCCCGCCCAAGCCATCCCTGGACCTGGTCGTGGGCTTCCAGAAGACCGAGATCGGACGGGAGTTGATAGAGCTCAACGAGAAGAGCCCCATGGAGATCATGAAGGAGCACTTTGAGAACGACAAGCTGAGGGCCATGCTGCTCTATGCCACCTGCATGTGGGGACTGGATCCCAACGAGACCGGGCTGGGTTTGTTCGTGCCTCTGCTGCTCACCCGGGCTATGGACAAGTCCTACCTGCTGGGAGGATCACACAAGCTGGCCGGCGCCTTCTCCCGCGAGATAATCAAGAACGGCGGGATGATACTGGAGGCTTCAGAGGTAAACAAGATCATAATAGAGAATGGCAAGGTCACCGGCGTGGATACCGTGGAAGGCCGCACGTTGCACTCCAAGGTAGTCATATCCAGCCTGGACCCTCAGACCACTTTCCTGGATCTGATCGGGGGCAAGAACCTGCCGGGAACCCTGAAGGAAGCCACCGAGTCCTGGAAGTATGACAAATGGAGCTACTACACCCTGCACACAGTTTCCAAGGAGATGCCCAAGTACAAGTGCGATGACCCCTGGGCTAACGAGAGCTTCATGACCGTCGTCGGTTTCGACAGCACCGACCAGGTTGTGGCTCACTGGAGCAACGTCATAAAGGGCAAGCTGGACTACAAGCTTATGGGCGGACACGTCACCTGCGAAAGCTTCTGGGACCCGCACCTGGTGCGGAAACCCGGAGCCCATGTCTCTTTCTTCCAGATGCACGCTCCCTATGGGATCGAAGGTGGCTGGGAGAAGAAGAACAAGGAAGTCGAGGCGGCGGTGCTGGAGAAATGGCATAAGGCAGCCCCGAACATGAAGAAAGAGAACATCATTATGACCCTCGGCGAGACGCCGGAGGATATCGCCATCCGCTTCCCGAACATGCGGCGCGGCGCTATCAAGCACGGCGACTACAACATAATGCAGCTTAGCTACAACCGACCCAACATCGAGTGCTCCACGTCCAATGTGCGGTGCGTCCACCTATCCTGGCGGAATGGTCACCGGCGGACCGGGCTACATCGCCGCCAACAAGGTGGCCGAGGACATGGGCCTCA
- a CDS encoding FAD-dependent oxidoreductase, giving the protein MSADERYDVVIVGGGHNGTTIAAYLAKCGLSVCIVEERPECGGAQENTEPIAGARLSPHAIANYGGAAPGWEQLELWKYGFRMDLHARHPEYRQQPTGFMTGEGMYQVTAEDGMGWAKIAGFLGSPMFTTDLLRATFWCPPHPPEVELTADNIPFMQVYKKHQPDVWTEELLRMTMFDFLDEYIKGEPFKALQCYVALVSGAHGHFEGQAIPAFCSAVMVTPPYIPRPVGPRGNIHGYYHSLLRCAIAHGAVVRTCCPVDEIIINNGTAVGVRLRDTAPRGEKRIWAKKAVISATDIRQTFLQLIGPSHIDAGFAQRIKDLSLKGGSLYVTHWLTRKQLKFRPKYATAMSGEGVFTGGPFIGGAGTRKEYFNHVAEVMGWKGRPRVPAKEGLFLWVGNENYDTTHPQCTRPGQQICGPFDTMVATPEYDPEGPDNLNKIKAEMDAYNLELAGVICENLDSDNIVKTFVNTPYDSEFRNTGLLGGSWYGVRPSRDEWWNTRPMPELARGRTQIDGLYLCHQSSTHPGGLCLMACGYNLMHTLIEDGIAEPGKWWYASPWYIPQQGKKSAKRP; this is encoded by the coding sequence ATGAGTGCGGATGAAAGGTATGATGTTGTCATTGTAGGTGGAGGGCACAATGGGACCACAATAGCGGCCTATCTGGCCAAGTGTGGTCTGAGCGTCTGCATTGTCGAAGAGAGGCCGGAATGCGGGGGTGCCCAGGAAAACACCGAGCCTATTGCCGGCGCGCGCCTCTCTCCACACGCCATCGCCAACTATGGTGGGGCAGCCCCGGGGTGGGAGCAACTGGAGTTGTGGAAGTATGGATTCCGCATGGACCTTCACGCCAGGCACCCGGAGTATCGGCAGCAGCCGACGGGATTCATGACCGGCGAGGGGATGTACCAGGTAACAGCAGAAGATGGCATGGGCTGGGCTAAGATCGCTGGCTTCCTCGGCTCGCCCATGTTCACCACCGATTTACTGAGGGCCACCTTCTGGTGCCCGCCCCATCCTCCGGAGGTCGAGCTGACAGCGGACAACATCCCCTTCATGCAGGTGTACAAGAAGCACCAGCCTGATGTCTGGACTGAAGAACTCCTCCGGATGACCATGTTTGACTTCCTAGACGAGTACATTAAGGGCGAGCCCTTTAAGGCCCTCCAATGCTACGTTGCCCTGGTATCCGGTGCTCACGGCCATTTCGAGGGTCAGGCTATTCCGGCTTTTTGCAGCGCGGTGATGGTCACGCCGCCTTACATTCCCCGGCCCGTAGGCCCACGCGGCAACATACACGGCTATTACCACTCTCTTTTGCGCTGTGCTATAGCCCACGGCGCCGTGGTGCGCACCTGCTGTCCGGTGGACGAGATAATCATCAACAATGGTACGGCGGTCGGTGTGCGACTCAGAGACACTGCCCCGCGCGGGGAGAAAAGAATCTGGGCTAAGAAGGCGGTGATCAGCGCCACCGATATCCGGCAGACCTTCCTACAACTGATTGGGCCGAGTCACATTGATGCCGGCTTTGCACAGCGGATCAAGGACCTCAGCCTCAAGGGCGGCAGTCTCTACGTGACTCACTGGCTGACCCGCAAGCAGCTCAAGTTCCGTCCCAAGTACGCCACGGCCATGTCCGGCGAAGGAGTCTTCACCGGCGGGCCTTTTATTGGTGGCGCGGGCACCAGGAAGGAGTATTTCAACCATGTGGCGGAGGTCATGGGATGGAAAGGCAGACCCAGGGTGCCAGCCAAGGAGGGCCTCTTCCTTTGGGTAGGCAATGAGAACTATGACACCACTCACCCGCAGTGCACCAGGCCCGGACAACAGATCTGCGGTCCTTTCGATACGATGGTGGCCACGCCCGAGTACGATCCGGAAGGCCCCGACAACCTGAACAAGATAAAGGCCGAGATGGATGCCTACAATCTCGAACTGGCCGGCGTAATATGTGAGAACCTTGATTCCGACAACATAGTCAAGACCTTTGTGAACACGCCGTACGATTCGGAGTTCCGCAATACGGGACTGCTGGGCGGCTCCTGGTACGGAGTCCGACCCTCCAGAGACGAATGGTGGAACACGCGGCCTATGCCGGAACTGGCACGCGGCCGCACCCAGATCGACGGGCTATACCTATGTCATCAGTCATCAACGCACCCAGGTGGATTGTGTCTGATGGCCTGTGGGTACAACCTGATGCATACCCTTATCGAGGACGGGATTGCCGAGCCCGGGAAATGGTGGTATGCCTCGCCTTGGTATATCCCACAACAGGGTAAGAAATCGGCGAAGCGTCCGTAG
- a CDS encoding response regulator transcription factor — translation MINVLLVDDHSLVRAGLRRVIEEAQDIRVAAEACNGRESISKFIEVNPDVVVMDISMPEMDGMEAAKRLLSLHPDVRILILTRYQEEHYAVRTLKAGCLGYLTKGSSTRELHEAIRAVAQGRKFLSDIGKDVVNLQLLSSRSGLAPLESLSDREFQVFCLLARGRVLKEVAAILGLSTKTIETYRSRVLQKLLLRNDVDICHFAFQHGLIDNGAAAQPQRN, via the coding sequence ATGATTAATGTGCTTCTTGTAGACGACCACAGCCTGGTCCGGGCTGGTCTTAGACGCGTTATCGAGGAAGCCCAGGATATTCGCGTCGCGGCCGAGGCCTGCAACGGACGGGAGTCAATCAGCAAGTTCATCGAGGTCAATCCCGACGTAGTCGTGATGGACATCTCCATGCCTGAGATGGATGGAATGGAGGCTGCCAAGCGGCTCCTTTCCCTCCACCCTGATGTACGTATTCTCATACTCACCAGATACCAAGAGGAACACTATGCCGTCCGGACCCTGAAGGCTGGCTGTCTGGGATACCTCACCAAAGGATCCTCCACGCGGGAACTCCATGAAGCCATTCGTGCAGTAGCCCAGGGACGAAAATTCTTGTCAGACATAGGTAAGGACGTAGTCAACCTGCAGCTTCTATCCAGTCGCTCAGGCCTTGCGCCTTTGGAAAGTCTCTCCGACCGGGAATTTCAGGTATTCTGCCTTCTGGCGCGGGGACGGGTGCTAAAGGAGGTGGCGGCAATCCTCGGCCTGAGTACGAAGACCATTGAGACCTACCGCTCGCGCGTCCTGCAAAAGCTGCTCTTGCGCAATGATGTGGACATCTGTCACTTTGCTTTTCAGCACGGGCTCATTGACAATGGGGCAGCAGCCCAGCCACAGCGCAACTAG
- a CDS encoding PAS domain-containing sensor histidine kinase: MNDNERPGNEPKSLNHMRRRSTSQEARRHNGGGSPKTLAADREQSRKNRPESETEKKYLLLAEYVADVICTLDLDMRVTYVSPSVTHLLGYSAEQALGQHWERWIDAALTSRSAGIVARDFKEIKAGVNQSQEEAFKSWTMDLEFICKDGSTIWTESKVSILRSPDGRPVGFIGIVRDIAERRRAQELFKTLANNSPIAVYIVQDGKFQFVNLQFQQHAGVSESELLGTDASEFVLPKDRDMARRMSLAMLKGERSNPYEFRFVSHDGRTKWVIERVSSIQHNGRPATLANFMDITERKHSEEVLMRSESQLRLLSQRIIEVQEEERARIARELHDQLGQELVALKIEAVSLAEKLADAPVLRERARAILDLAERLDATSHRIAVNIRPEILDELGLVKAIQWYAEDFERRSGISCPVEAPVDEPMLPKQTATSAYRIVQEALTNVWKHSRASQAKVKVTATDTVLSVSVSDNGAGMDLKRLSDLPSLGLLGMRERARLVGGRLSIKRNRGGRGTCVAAHLPISPSHADASVNFAGQGHSHD, translated from the coding sequence CGCCGGCGCTCTACCAGCCAAGAAGCTAGGCGCCATAATGGCGGCGGGAGTCCAAAAACGCTGGCGGCCGATCGCGAACAGTCCAGGAAGAATCGGCCTGAGAGCGAAACTGAAAAAAAGTACCTTCTGCTTGCCGAGTATGTGGCCGACGTTATCTGCACTCTGGATCTGGACATGCGCGTGACCTATGTCAGCCCTTCAGTCACCCACCTCCTGGGCTACTCAGCAGAGCAGGCGCTGGGACAGCACTGGGAGAGGTGGATAGATGCGGCCCTCACGTCCAGGTCCGCGGGAATCGTCGCCAGAGATTTCAAGGAAATCAAGGCCGGCGTGAACCAAAGCCAGGAAGAGGCGTTCAAGTCGTGGACTATGGACCTGGAGTTCATCTGCAAGGACGGCTCCACCATCTGGACGGAGAGTAAGGTGAGCATCCTGCGCAGCCCAGACGGCCGCCCCGTCGGTTTCATCGGCATAGTGAGGGATATCGCAGAACGCCGCCGCGCGCAGGAGCTGTTCAAGACCCTGGCCAATAACTCACCAATTGCCGTCTACATCGTCCAGGACGGCAAATTTCAGTTCGTCAACCTGCAGTTCCAGCAACATGCCGGGGTCAGCGAATCGGAATTGTTAGGTACGGATGCCAGCGAGTTTGTCCTGCCCAAGGACAGGGATATGGCAAGACGAATGTCCCTGGCTATGCTAAAGGGAGAGCGGTCTAATCCATATGAATTCAGGTTTGTCAGCCATGACGGGCGGACCAAGTGGGTCATAGAGAGGGTGTCTTCCATCCAACACAATGGAAGACCGGCAACTTTAGCGAACTTCATGGACATCACGGAACGCAAACATTCTGAGGAAGTCCTGATGCGGTCCGAGTCACAACTCAGGCTTCTATCACAACGAATCATAGAGGTCCAGGAAGAGGAGCGGGCTCGCATTGCCCGGGAATTGCACGACCAACTGGGGCAAGAACTTGTCGCTCTTAAGATAGAAGCTGTTTCGCTGGCAGAAAAACTGGCAGATGCACCTGTGCTTCGTGAGCGGGCCAGGGCAATACTGGATCTGGCGGAGCGGTTGGATGCCACCTCACACCGCATTGCGGTCAACATCAGGCCAGAGATACTGGATGAACTGGGGCTGGTGAAGGCAATTCAGTGGTATGCTGAAGACTTCGAGCGGCGCAGCGGCATCTCCTGCCCTGTCGAAGCTCCAGTCGATGAGCCAATGCTGCCCAAGCAGACTGCTACCTCTGCATATCGCATCGTCCAAGAGGCTCTGACCAATGTCTGGAAACATTCGAGAGCATCTCAAGCTAAGGTCAAAGTCACCGCCACGGACACGGTGCTGTCCGTGTCTGTTTCCGACAACGGGGCAGGCATGGACCTGAAGCGGCTTTCCGATCTGCCTTCGCTGGGCTTGCTGGGTATGCGCGAGAGGGCCAGACTGGTGGGCGGCAGACTCAGCATCAAGCGTAACCGCGGCGGCCGGGGCACGTGCGTGGCGGCACACTTGCCCATAAGCCCCAGCCATGCTGATGCCAGTGTCAACTTCGCAGGTCAAGGACACAGCCATGATTAA